One window of ANME-2 cluster archaeon genomic DNA carries:
- a CDS encoding orotate phosphoribosyltransferase-like protein → MKNIRELIQKALELQQSGLSEGQIADELNVSGDTATWLLAHSAKGEISQAPKDIYVNWSSIGKNSKRISLVAGIITDMLLESLERSQSNVDVVVGVALSGVPLASMVAEELEVELAVFQSNKQSHKGMLSQNFSSVDGKDCVIVDDVITTGNTTSNVISLLRSREANPTAIAVLIDKNGMDSIDGVPVSSMLKVSRVDKIE, encoded by the coding sequence ATGAAGAACATTAGAGAACTTATTCAAAAAGCGCTTGAACTCCAGCAAAGCGGTCTTTCAGAGGGGCAGATTGCAGATGAACTTAATGTTTCAGGGGATACGGCGACCTGGCTTTTGGCCCATTCCGCGAAAGGCGAAATTTCCCAGGCTCCAAAGGATATTTATGTAAACTGGAGCAGTATCGGGAAAAATTCAAAGCGGATAAGCCTGGTAGCAGGTATTATAACAGATATGCTGCTGGAGAGCCTTGAGAGGTCGCAGTCCAATGTGGATGTGGTAGTGGGTGTGGCGCTGAGCGGTGTGCCATTAGCCAGCATGGTTGCCGAGGAACTGGAGGTTGAGCTGGCAGTGTTCCAGTCCAACAAGCAGTCCCATAAGGGCATGCTATCCCAGAATTTCTCCAGTGTGGACGGTAAGGACTGTGTCATCGTGGATGATGTGATTACTACCGGGAATACTACAAGTAATGTCATATCGCTGCTCAGGTCAAGGGAGGCAAATCCAACTGCTATTGCTGTATTGATCGACAAGAATGGTATGGATTCCATTGATGGTGTACCTGTGAGTTCAATGCTCAAGGTTTCAAGAGTGGATAAGATAGAGTAA
- a CDS encoding DNA-binding protein gives MEDKVYVIDTSGFIVGVQITDGAIITVPSVEYEIIDSSSRLRFDLMQDAGMRVEPPLATFKEQVVSAAVSTGDAGVLSHTDIDVLAKALELIQKFTVTLVTDDYAVQNVASVLKVEFKPAGSTGISKGIVWELYCTGCGVVVKSGSECKICGCAIKRRRASH, from the coding sequence ATGGAAGATAAAGTATATGTTATTGATACTTCCGGCTTTATTGTGGGTGTACAGATAACGGATGGTGCCATAATAACAGTGCCTTCTGTTGAATACGAGATTATTGACAGCTCCAGCCGTTTAAGGTTTGACCTGATGCAGGATGCAGGTATGAGAGTCGAACCGCCCCTTGCTACATTCAAAGAACAGGTAGTATCAGCTGCAGTATCTACAGGGGATGCAGGTGTGCTCTCTCATACTGATATTGATGTGCTCGCAAAGGCCCTTGAACTTATACAAAAATTTACGGTGACCCTTGTAACTGATGATTATGCTGTCCAGAATGTGGCTTCTGTTCTTAAAGTGGAGTTCAAGCCTGCCGGTTCAACAGGGATTTCAAAAGGAATAGTATGGGAACTGTACTGTACGGGATGCGGAGTAGTAGTGAAGTCTGGCAGTGAGTGCAAGATATGTGGTTGTGCAATAAAAAGACGCAGGGCGAGCCATTGA